A single genomic interval of uncultured Cohaesibacter sp. harbors:
- a CDS encoding monovalent cation:proton antiporter-2 (CPA2) family protein, with protein MANPTEPLFFSEAIVFLGAAVVAVPIAKRAGVGAIIGYLIAGIVIGPFGLGAIQSVEKIQPVAELGVVLLLFVLGLELNPNRLWRMKSDIFGLGTSQILLTGFVLSGVMILLGLPNTVAIIGGFGMALSSTAFAVQILKDRGDFSSVYGQRAFGILLMQDIAIVPLLAMVDILVSGGASQAESSAWNQIGITVAAVLLVIVVGKYLLSHLFAILANTQAREMMLAAALLVALGSAALMHWAGLSMALGSFLAGIMLAESSYRHTLEADIFPFRSLLMGLFFMTVGMTLNLPITLAYLWQIIVGVAVVMGLKGLVLWLLAKMTGSPNSDAMRIAVTLPQAGEFTFVLFAAATSTGFESDLFTVMSAVVILSMIMTPLVGKAYAAYIARRTVSGEREPDAAPEKFDDHAPQVLVVGFGRFGMVVAQMLMSNGLGVVAIDNNARRAVQARRLGLPVYYGDATREDVLRAAGAEDALLIALCVENEQVMAHAIELIKQCFPKAKIFCRATDRAHAVQLALSEVDYHIRETFESGITFGREALDQLGISTERIVEIETEVRQQDLERVVLDSEADAAKNSEKLKEATSAAKSKKKSAVG; from the coding sequence ATGGCTAATCCCACAGAACCCCTGTTTTTCTCCGAAGCAATCGTATTTCTGGGCGCGGCCGTCGTTGCGGTTCCAATTGCAAAGAGAGCCGGGGTTGGTGCGATTATTGGCTACCTCATCGCAGGTATAGTAATTGGGCCTTTCGGTTTGGGGGCAATTCAATCCGTTGAAAAAATCCAGCCCGTGGCCGAGTTGGGCGTCGTCTTGTTGTTGTTCGTTCTGGGATTGGAACTCAATCCAAACCGGTTATGGCGCATGAAGAGCGATATATTCGGGCTGGGAACCAGCCAGATCCTGCTGACAGGATTCGTTCTTTCCGGTGTCATGATTCTGCTTGGGCTTCCCAATACGGTTGCCATCATCGGCGGTTTTGGTATGGCGCTTTCATCGACGGCTTTTGCTGTTCAGATTCTGAAAGATCGGGGCGATTTTTCGTCAGTTTATGGGCAGCGTGCTTTTGGTATCTTACTGATGCAGGATATTGCCATCGTACCCTTGTTGGCGATGGTGGACATTCTTGTGTCTGGCGGAGCCTCTCAGGCCGAAAGCTCAGCCTGGAACCAGATCGGCATCACGGTTGCTGCCGTGCTTCTGGTGATTGTGGTTGGTAAGTATCTTCTTTCTCATCTGTTTGCCATTCTAGCCAATACACAGGCGCGCGAAATGATGCTGGCGGCTGCGTTGCTAGTGGCACTTGGTAGCGCGGCTCTAATGCATTGGGCCGGGTTGTCGATGGCTCTGGGCTCCTTTCTGGCTGGCATCATGCTGGCCGAATCAAGCTACCGTCACACGCTTGAAGCTGATATTTTCCCGTTCCGCTCGCTGCTGATGGGCCTCTTTTTCATGACAGTGGGCATGACGCTCAATTTGCCAATCACTCTGGCCTATCTCTGGCAGATCATTGTAGGGGTTGCCGTTGTTATGGGGCTGAAAGGGTTGGTTCTGTGGCTTTTGGCGAAAATGACCGGCTCCCCGAATTCTGACGCCATGAGGATCGCGGTTACCCTCCCTCAAGCCGGTGAATTCACCTTTGTGCTGTTTGCAGCAGCCACCTCGACCGGTTTTGAAAGCGACCTCTTCACGGTCATGTCGGCGGTTGTCATTCTTTCCATGATCATGACACCACTGGTAGGCAAGGCCTATGCTGCTTACATTGCACGTCGCACCGTCTCTGGAGAGAGGGAACCTGACGCTGCCCCTGAAAAATTTGACGATCATGCACCGCAGGTGCTGGTGGTGGGGTTTGGGCGTTTCGGCATGGTGGTTGCCCAAATGCTCATGTCTAACGGGCTTGGCGTCGTTGCAATTGACAACAATGCGCGCCGGGCTGTTCAGGCGCGCCGCTTGGGTCTGCCCGTTTATTATGGGGATGCGACACGTGAAGATGTGCTTCGTGCCGCTGGTGCTGAAGATGCTCTACTTATCGCGTTATGCGTTGAGAATGAGCAGGTGATGGCCCATGCGATTGAGTTGATAAAGCAGTGTTTTCCCAAAGCCAAAATCTTTTGCCGCGCGACAGACCGAGCGCATGCTGTGCAGCTTGCACTGAGCGAAGTCGACTATCATATTCGCGAAACCTTCGAGAGTGGCATCACCTTCGGGCGCGAGGCTCTTGACCAACTTGGCATCTCAACGGAGCGGATCGTTGAAATCGAAACGGAAGTCAGACAGCAGGATCTTGAACGCGTCGTTCTTGATTCTGAAGCTGACGCTGCCAAGAATAGCGAAAAGCTGAAAGAAGCGACTTCAGCCGCCAAATCGAAGAAAAAGAGCGCAGTTGGGTAG